A single Pedobacter sp. PACM 27299 DNA region contains:
- a CDS encoding 3-hydroxybutyryl-CoA dehydrogenase, whose protein sequence is MKNIAVIGSGTMGNGIAHTFAQFGYQVNLIDVNNEALERAISTIAKNLDRQVAKGTITEADKANTLKNIVNFTDMKAGVADADLIVEAATENLDLKLKIFKDLDGFAKPEAILASNTSSISITKIASVTNRGDKVIGMHFMNPVPVMKLVEVIRGYATSNETTAIVMELSTKLAKTPVEVNDYPGFVANRILMPMINEAIYTLYESVAGVAEIDTVMKLGMAHPMGPLQLADFIGLDVCLAILNVLHDGFGNPKYAPCPLLVNMVTAGNKGVKSGEGFYNYSNGIKDAVVANKFSK, encoded by the coding sequence ATGAAGAACATCGCAGTGATTGGCTCAGGAACAATGGGCAATGGAATCGCGCATACTTTTGCGCAGTTTGGTTATCAGGTAAACTTAATTGATGTCAACAATGAGGCTTTAGAACGTGCCATTTCAACGATTGCTAAGAATTTGGATCGCCAGGTGGCTAAAGGTACGATTACGGAAGCCGATAAAGCAAATACGCTTAAAAACATCGTTAATTTTACAGATATGAAGGCTGGCGTTGCCGATGCTGACCTGATCGTAGAAGCCGCTACAGAAAATCTGGACCTTAAACTGAAAATCTTTAAAGACCTCGACGGCTTTGCCAAGCCAGAAGCCATACTGGCCAGCAATACTTCTTCTATTTCTATTACTAAAATAGCTTCCGTAACCAATCGCGGCGATAAAGTGATTGGTATGCATTTCATGAATCCTGTTCCAGTGATGAAACTGGTTGAAGTGATCAGAGGGTATGCGACCAGTAATGAAACCACTGCGATCGTCATGGAATTGTCGACTAAACTGGCCAAAACGCCTGTAGAAGTGAACGACTATCCTGGATTTGTTGCCAACCGTATTTTGATGCCGATGATCAATGAAGCAATTTATACACTATACGAAAGTGTGGCTGGCGTGGCCGAAATTGATACGGTAATGAAACTGGGAATGGCACATCCAATGGGACCACTTCAACTGGCAGATTTTATCGGCCTTGATGTTTGTCTGGCGATATTAAACGTCTTGCATGATGGTTTTGGGAATCCTAAGTATGCACCATGCCCACTATTGGTCAATATGGTGACTGCCGGAAACAAAGGAGTAAAATCCGGAGAAGGCTTTTACAACTATTCAAATGGCATAAAAGATGCCGTTGTGGCTAATAAATTTAGCAAATAA
- the pdxH gene encoding pyridoxamine 5'-phosphate oxidase codes for MELNKQNLQDLRQEYRSAELAETDVESNPILQFKKWFTEAVEAKLFEPNVMTLATANASGKPSARILLLKGFDEDGFVFFTNYNSDKGKDLAENPQASLVFFWPELERQVRIDGLVNKIAAEDSTAYFHSRPVGSQIGATASPQSSVIPNRAVLEEKVKQLTAELEGQEIPRPLHWGGYLLSPTHIEFWQGRPSRLHDRINYHLVEGSWIINRLAP; via the coding sequence ATGGAGCTGAATAAACAAAATCTACAAGACCTAAGACAGGAATATCGCTCAGCAGAACTGGCCGAAACTGATGTGGAAAGCAATCCCATCCTGCAATTCAAGAAATGGTTTACCGAAGCGGTAGAGGCCAAATTATTTGAACCAAATGTGATGACCCTCGCAACGGCAAATGCCAGCGGAAAACCCTCCGCACGCATTCTACTGCTCAAAGGATTCGATGAAGATGGCTTTGTCTTCTTTACCAATTACAACAGTGATAAAGGAAAGGACCTGGCAGAAAACCCGCAAGCTTCTTTAGTATTCTTCTGGCCAGAGCTGGAAAGACAAGTACGTATTGACGGTTTAGTGAACAAAATCGCAGCAGAAGATTCTACAGCTTATTTTCACTCACGTCCGGTAGGTAGTCAGATTGGAGCTACAGCCTCGCCACAAAGCAGTGTAATTCCAAATAGAGCAGTATTAGAAGAAAAGGTGAAACAATTAACCGCTGAATTAGAAGGCCAGGAAATCCCTCGTCCGCTGCATTGGGGAGGATATTTACTCAGCCCAACGCATATTGAATTCTGGCAGGGTCGCCCAAGTCGACTTCACGACCGAATAAATTACCATTTAGTGGAAGGTTCATGGATTATCAATAGATTAGCACCATAA
- a CDS encoding YqgE/AlgH family protein yields the protein MLSRLAPSAGKLLISEPFLMDPNFKRSVVFMTEHQEEGTVGFILNHKSSLLLSDLVPDFTGGDFPVFLGGPVAVDTIHFIHRCANLLTDGEEIAKGIYWGGNFEALKVLVNSHHIKPEDIKFFIGYSGWSGEQLEEEMKENTWIVSDQFDADLVFSNNEEELWKEVIINLGPKYAHVSNFPQNPNLN from the coding sequence ATGTTAAGTCGATTAGCGCCATCAGCAGGTAAATTGTTAATTTCAGAGCCATTTTTAATGGACCCTAACTTTAAACGTTCTGTAGTTTTTATGACGGAGCATCAGGAAGAGGGAACGGTTGGTTTTATTTTAAACCATAAAAGTTCTTTGTTGCTGAGTGATTTGGTGCCTGATTTTACAGGAGGAGATTTTCCCGTTTTTCTGGGCGGACCGGTTGCCGTGGATACGATTCATTTCATTCATCGCTGTGCGAATCTGTTAACAGATGGGGAGGAAATTGCAAAGGGGATTTATTGGGGGGGTAATTTTGAGGCTTTAAAGGTGCTGGTGAACAGTCATCATATTAAACCGGAAGACATTAAGTTTTTTATTGGCTATTCTGGATGGTCTGGAGAACAGCTGGAAGAAGAAATGAAAGAGAATACCTGGATTGTATCCGACCAGTTTGATGCTGATTTGGTATTCTCTAACAATGAAGAGGAGCTGTGGAAGGAAGTGATCATTAACCTCGGACCTAAATATGCCCATGTTAGTAATTTTCCTCAGAATCCTAATCTGAATTAA
- the purE gene encoding 5-(carboxyamino)imidazole ribonucleotide mutase, translated as MSIQVGIIMGSKSDLHIMKDAADVMKEFGIQFEMTVVSAHRTPEKMFEYAKDAASRGLKVIIAGAGGAAHLPGMVASITTLPVIGVPVKSSNSIDGWDSILSILQMPNGIPVATVALNAAKNAGLLAVQILATANADLSAKMQQYKDDLKKKIEESAIDLENYS; from the coding sequence ATGAGCATACAAGTAGGTATTATAATGGGCAGCAAGTCTGACCTTCATATCATGAAAGACGCAGCCGATGTCATGAAAGAATTCGGTATCCAATTTGAAATGACCGTTGTGTCTGCTCACCGTACGCCTGAAAAAATGTTCGAATACGCCAAAGACGCAGCATCACGAGGTTTAAAAGTAATCATCGCGGGAGCAGGTGGTGCAGCACATTTACCTGGAATGGTGGCTTCAATCACTACCCTGCCTGTAATTGGCGTACCGGTAAAATCATCTAATTCTATTGATGGATGGGATTCTATCCTTTCTATCCTTCAAATGCCAAATGGTATTCCTGTGGCTACCGTAGCACTAAACGCAGCTAAGAATGCAGGCTTATTAGCAGTACAAATCTTAGCGACTGCAAATGCTGACCTTTCTGCAAAAATGCAGCAGTATAAAGATGATTTAAAGAAAAAGATTGAAGAAAGCGCAATCGATCTTGAAAATTACTCATAA
- a CDS encoding 5-(carboxyamino)imidazole ribonucleotide synthase: MAKQISDLKLGILGGGQLGRMLIQEAINYNLTTLILDPDTDAPCKHLANYFECGSITDFDTVYNFGKKADIITIEIEKVNIEALEQLEKEGKLVYPQSRVIRLIQDKGVQKQFFKENNIPTAPFQLVNTKEDMRNSHIPFPYILKQRKDGYDGKGVMKINNLADIDNAFDAPCLIEELVDFEKEIAVIVSRNPNGDMKTFPMVEMEFNAEANLVEFLISPSTYPEAIQERAEIIAKNIATSLNITGLLAVEMFVTRSGEILVNELAPRPHNSGHQTIEGNYVSQFNQHLRAIFNLPLGDTRATNNAVMINLLGEKNHNGVAKYKGLEKVMAIEGVYVHLYGKKYTKPFRKMGHITIVDQNREKAIEKANYIKETLKVIS, translated from the coding sequence ATGGCAAAACAAATAAGTGATTTAAAATTAGGCATATTAGGTGGCGGTCAATTGGGCAGGATGTTGATCCAGGAAGCCATCAATTATAATTTAACCACTTTAATTTTAGATCCGGATACAGACGCTCCATGTAAACACCTCGCAAACTACTTTGAATGTGGTTCTATTACTGATTTCGACACCGTTTATAACTTCGGCAAGAAAGCAGACATCATTACTATTGAAATAGAAAAGGTAAATATTGAGGCACTGGAACAACTGGAAAAAGAAGGAAAATTAGTTTACCCACAATCTAGGGTAATCCGTCTGATTCAGGACAAAGGTGTTCAAAAACAATTTTTTAAAGAAAACAACATCCCTACTGCACCTTTCCAATTGGTAAATACCAAAGAAGACATGCGCAATAGCCACATTCCATTCCCTTATATACTGAAACAGCGTAAAGATGGTTATGATGGCAAAGGAGTAATGAAAATAAACAACCTGGCAGACATTGATAACGCTTTCGATGCCCCATGTTTAATCGAAGAACTGGTAGATTTTGAAAAAGAAATCGCAGTCATTGTTTCCAGAAATCCTAACGGCGATATGAAAACCTTCCCAATGGTGGAAATGGAATTCAATGCCGAGGCAAACCTGGTAGAATTCCTGATTTCTCCTTCTACTTACCCGGAAGCAATTCAGGAAAGAGCAGAAATCATTGCAAAAAATATTGCAACTTCATTAAACATCACTGGCTTATTGGCGGTAGAAATGTTTGTGACCAGATCAGGAGAAATTTTAGTCAATGAATTAGCACCTCGTCCACACAACAGCGGACACCAAACCATTGAAGGTAACTACGTGTCGCAGTTTAACCAGCATTTACGTGCGATATTCAACCTTCCACTGGGAGATACCCGCGCTACAAATAATGCGGTGATGATCAACCTATTGGGAGAGAAAAACCACAATGGTGTAGCGAAATATAAAGGATTAGAAAAAGTAATGGCCATTGAAGGCGTTTACGTTCACCTTTACGGTAAAAAATACACCAAACCTTTCCGCAAAATGGGACACATCACGATTGTGGATCAAAACCGCGAGAAAGCAATTGAAAAAGCCAATTACATCAAAGAAACACTAAAAGTTATTTCCTAA